CGGCACCGCGGGCAGGCTCGTCGGCGCCACGCCGGGCGGCGACCTGTTCTGGCGCGAACTGGTCCACGGCGGGACCACGGGACATCCGCAGACCGGAAACGAGGAGTGACGTGCGCCGGATCGAACTCGTCGGCCGACACCGCATCCGGCTGGACGGCGACGCGCCGATCCCGCCCATCGGACCGGGCGACGTGCTCGTCCGGGTGGGGGCCTGCACCGTCTGCAACCGCAGCGACCTGGCCTACTATCACTACTTCGGCCTGCGCGACCACTGTGCGACCGGCTGCTTCGGCCACGAGGTCGCCGGCACCGTCGAGGCGGTGGGAGAGCGGGTGACCCGCGTCGCGCCGGGGCGGCGGGTGTTCGTCCGCACCCCGCTCACCTCGGGGTTCGCCGAGTACGCGGCGGCGAGGGAGGTCAGCGTGGGCGTCCTCCCCGACGACGTGCCCTTCGAGCAGGGCGCGATCCTGCAACTGCTGCCCCTGGCCGTGCACGCGACCCGGGGGGTGCGGCTCGGCGACCGGGTGGCCATCCTGGGGCAGGGGCCGGTCGGGCTGATGGCCCTGCAGGTCGCACGGCTGCGTGGCGCGGCCGAGATCGCCGTCGCCGACCTGGACCCCTGGCGTCTGGAGCGCGCGACGCTCCTCGGCGCGGACCGGACCTCGCTGGTGAAGTCGCCGCAGGCCGTACCGGAGGAGCTGGGGACGGAGTTCGACGTCGCCATCGAGGCGGTCGGCACCCCGCACACCGCCAACGCCTGCGTCGACCTGGTCCGGCAGAACGGTCTCGTCGTCTTCCTCGGCACCCACCACATCGACACCCACGTCACCTTCGACATGGTCAAGTGGGAGAAGAAGGGGCTGCGGGTGCACAGCTCCGCCGAACCGACCGACACCGCGAGGGCCGAGGCGATGCGGGTGGCCGAGCGGCTGGCCGCCACCTTCACCGGGCGCCTGCGCCTCGACGCGATCCTCACCGCCGTCTACCCGCTGGAACGGCTCCAGGACGCCCTCGACCGGCTTTCCGAGAGCCCCACCCTGCACCCGGCCGGAAGCGCCGCGCCGTTCCAGACCCCGCCCCCGGAAACCCTGAAGATCGCTATACGTCCGGACCTGGAGTGAAATGGGGGATCGCCGGATACGGCGACATCGTCCGTAGGAAGGCCCTGCCCGCCCTGCTCTCCCTGGGGGAGACCGTCGCCTGCGTGTGGGGCAGGGACGCCGCGCGGGCCCGGACGACCTGCGAGGAGTTCGGGGGTTTCCCCGGCGCCTTCGGCACGTCCGACTACACCGATCTGCTCGACGTGGCCGAGGTCGTCTACGTCGCCACGCCGGTCGCGGCCCATCTGCCCCTCGCGGTCGCGGCGGCGCGGGCGGGCCTGCCGGTCCTGGTGGAGAAGCCGCTCGGCGGGACGGCGCCCGAGCCGGCCACCGCCCACGCGGGAGGCGCCCGCCACCGCGAGACGGTTTCCGAGCTGGCCGCCGCCCACGTGGGCGTCGCCTACTACCGCAGGCTCGCGCCCGCGCTCGGGCGGGTGCGCGAGATCCTGCGCGGGCGTGCCGTGCACCACGCGGTCGTGGAGTTCCGGAGCCACTTCGACCCGGGGCCGGACGACCCCAGGCTCTGGCGTACCGACCCCGCGATCTCCGGCGGGGGAGTGCTCGCCGACGTGGGCAGTCACCGCCTCGACCTGCTCTGCTGGCTGCTGGGGGAGCCGGTCGTGACCGGCGCGCGGACGGGCCTGCCCTTCGACCTGGGCGGGGAGCGCCTCGCCCGGGTGGGGCTGGCCTGGCCGTCGGGAGGCGTGGCCGACCTGGAGGCGGCGTGGGTGCCCGGCGCCCGCCACGACCGGTTTCACCTGTCCTTCGACGGCGGCCACCTGGAGCTCGACCCCCTCGACTCGGGGACCGTGCGCGGGATCGTCGACGGGGTCGCCGTCGACGAGTTCCTTCCCCCGCCGGAGAACCCGCATCTCCCCCTCATGGCCGACTTCGCCCGTAGCGTCAGGGACGGGACCGACCCGGTCTGCACCGTCCGCGACGCCGACACCGTCGACCGTCTCATCGCGACCGCCTACGCGCTCGCAACCCCTCTGGAGGAACAGCCGTGAACGAGCCCGTCTCCCTGCCCGCCTTTCCCACGCCGCTGCGCTGGCTGAACCGGCCCGAGGACTGGAGCGCCGACGGCGACGCGCTCTCCATCAGCGCGGGGGCGGGCACCGACCTCTTCTCCGACCCCGGGGAGCCGAACCGCTACGCCAACGCCCCCGCTCTCGTCGGCCGCCTGGACGGCGACTTCACCCTCAGCGCGCGGGTCAGGCTCGACCTGCTGTCCACCTACGACGCGGCCGTCCTGCTGCTGTACGCCGACGACGACCGGTGGGCCAAGTTCTGCCTGGAGCTCTCCCCGCAGGGCAGGCCCACGATCGTCTCGGTGGTCACCCGCGGGGTGTCCGACGACTGCAACTCCGTGACCATGGACAGCCGGGACATCCGGCTGCGGATCTCCCGCATCGGCTCCGCCTTCGCCTTCCACGTCGCCGACGAGTCCGGTTTCTGGAACCTCATCAGATACTTCGCGCTCGACGGTGACCCCGAGGTCGGCTTCCTCGCCCAAAGCCCCACCGGCGACGGCTGCACCGTGCGCTTCGAGGACATCGAGTACTCGCCCAAGCGCCTGTCCGAACTGCGCGGCGGCGAGTAGCCCGCCTCCCCGTTGGGCCGCGATCCGGGTCGCCGCGCCGGGACGGTTTCCGGCCACCCCTCCCCTCAGCGGCTGGAGCGGGACCGTCACCGGCCGGCCCGGCCTGCCGCCGTCTCGCCGGACACCCGAGGTCACGGGTCCGGCGATTCTGAGAGTTCCGCCGCCGGAATACCGAGGACGGACAGGAACGCCGCGGCGGCGGGGGACGGCGGGAAGCGACTCCAGATGAGGTGCTCCATCCGGGCGGGAGCGTCGCGAAGCTGGAGGACGGGCAGATCGGGGAGTTCGGGCACGAAGGCGGCGGGCAGCATCCCGACGCCCAGGCCCTGCCGGATCAGGCGAGCCATGAAGTCCATGTTCGTCACTTCGAAGGCGACCTCGCGCCGGACTCCGGCCGCCGCGAACGCGCCGTCCGACTGGGCCCGCGCGGCGGTGCCCGGCGGGAAGTCGACGAACGGTTCGTCCGACAGCTGATGCAGGTCCACGCGTTCCCTGCCCGCCAGCGGGTGGCCGGGCGCCACCACGGCGACGAGGTCACCGCGCGCCAGTTCACGGCCACGGACGCCCTTGGGGCGTACGCCCACCGGCAGCCCCAGGAACGCGGCGTCCAGGGTGCCCTGCCGCACCCGTTCGATCAGCTCCTCGCTCGCGCCCGAGCGGAGGCTGATCCGCACCTGCCGATGCCGCAGGTGGAAACGCTGCAGCGCGGTCGGGAGATCGACCGCCGCGACGGTGGGAATGGCGCCGACGGCGAGCCGGCCCCGGATCTCGCCGGCGGCGGCCGCCACCTCGGCGCGGGCTCGTTCGGCGGCGTCGAGAGCCTGGCGGGCCGCGGGGAGGAAAGCCTCGCCGGCGGGGGTGAGCCGGACGCGACGGCTGGTGCGCTCGAACAGCTTGGCACCCAGCTCACGTTCCAGGCGGGCGATCTGGTGGCTCAGCGCGGACTGGACGACCAGGCACTGCTCGGCGGCGCGGGTGAAGTTGCTCGTCTCCGCGACGGCGACGACGTAGCGCATTTGCTGAAGCTCCATTGATCAATCGTGATACACGATCGGTTCGATGACAAACATGTGTTGGACTCATTGATCGTCTGTCGTCGAGGCTGGGGGCATGACGGCGACGAGACCTCACACGAACGGCGGCCTGTCGCGCGGGCTGCTCCTGCTCATGTCGGTGGCGACCGGGTTGGCGGTCGCGGGAAACTACTTCGCGCAGCCGCTGCTCGACCTGATCAGCCGGGAGCTGGGGGTCGGGCCATCACTGGCGGCGCTGGTGGTGACGGCCGCGCAGGGCGGGTACGCGCTGGGGCTGATCCTGCTGGTGCCGCTCGGCGACCTGGTGGAGCGGCGGCGGCTGGCGGTGTCGCTCTACGCGGTGACCGCGGTGTTCCTGCTGGTGTCGGCCACCGCCCCCAACGGCACGGTGCTCCTGGTCGGTACGGCCCTGACCGCGCTGACCTCGGTCGGAGCGCAGGTGGTTTTGCCGTTCGCGGCGACGTTGGCGGACCCGGCCGAGCGCGGCCGGGTGGTCGGTACGGTGATGACCGGCCTGATGCTCGGCCTGTTGCTGGCGCGGACCGCGTCCGGGGCGTTGTCGGAGCTGGGCGGATGGCGGACGGTCTACTGGGTGAACGCGGTCCTGATGGTGCTGATGGCCGTGCTGCTGCGTGTCTTCCTGCCCCGGCTCGGCGGGGACGACGGGCGCCTGTCCTATCTGGGGCTGCTGCGCTCGACGGTCGCGATGTTCCGGTACGAGCCGTTGCTGCGGTGGCGGGCGGGCATCGGCGCGTTGAGCCTCGCCTCGTTCAGCGTGCTGTGGACGGCGCTGACCTTCCTGCTGGTGCGGTCGCCGTACAACTGGTCGGAGTCGGCCATCGGCATGTTCGCCCTGGTCGGTGTCGTGGGCGCGCTGACCGCCACGGTGGCGGGGCGGCTGGCCGACCGCGGGCACGTCCAGATCGTGACCGGTGCCGGAACGGTCCTGCTGCTGGTGTCCTGGCCGGTGATCGCGGCGGGGGAGCACTGGCTGGTCTGGCTGCTCGCCGGTGTGATCGTGCTGGACCTGGCGCACCAGGCGGTGCTCAACAGCAGCCAGAACGTCCTCTACGCGCTCCGGCCCGAGGCCCGCAACCGGATCAACTCCGCCTTCATGACCTCCTTGTTCCTCGGCGGCGCGGTGGGCTCCGCGCTGACCTCGGTGGTCTGGGTGAACGGCGGCTGGACCGGCGTGTGCGTCCTGGGCGCCACCCTCTCGGCCGGGACCGTCGCGCTCTGGGTCCTGGAGCGCGTCACCGTCCGCCGGGCGGCGGGCAGGCCCCCGGAAACCCCGGTTCACCGGGGCGACGACCCGGCACGGGCCGCCTCGACCACCTGATCCAGGGAGTCGGACCACGCGCGTCGCCGCGTTCGGAGCGGCGGGGAACGCGGGAGGCCGCGCGGTGGCCGAGACGTTCGCCCGCGGCCACCGGGTCACCGCCGTGCCACGCGACCTGGTCCGTACCCCCACAACCCCACAACCCCAAGGGAGAATGAGCGTGTCACGCACCGTACTGATCACCGGAGCCACCGGAACCGTGTCCACCGCACTGATGAGGGCGCTGGAAGGGGCCGAGGTGGACCTTCGCGCTCTCGTCCGCGAAGAGTCGAAAGCGGACGGCCCGTACGAGCTGGGCGCCGAGGTCTTCGTCGGTGACCTCGACGACGCCCGGTCTCTGCCGCCCGCCTTCGAGGGCGTGCAGGACCTGTGGCTGCTCACCCCGAACGGTCCGCGCGCTCCGGAGAACAGCATGAACGCCGTATGGGCCGCGCGTCAGGCCGGTGTGGAGCGCATCGTGCGCCTGTCCGTCGTCGGCGCGGCCCACGACGCGCCGAACCGCAGCGGCAGGCTGCACGCACTGTCCGACCGGGAGATCGAACGGTGCGGCATGCGCTGGACGATCCTGCGCCCACACTGGTTCATGCAGAATCTGCTGAACGATGCGGGCGACATCTCCGCCACCGGCACGTTCTCGCTGAACATGGCCTCGGCGCGGATCGGCATGATCGACGTACGCGACATCGCCGAGTGCGCCGCCCGCGTGCTCCTCGACGACCCCGATCGCCACCACGGCGAGACCTACACCCTCACCGGCCCGCGCTCCCTGACGTTCGACGAGGTCGCCGACCGGCTGAGTCTCGCTCTCGGCAGGTCCGTCACGTACCTGCCGGTCGGCGACGACGCCAAGCGCGGGACACTGCTCGGCTACGGCGTTCCGAAATGGATCGTCGACATGCTCGAGGAGTACGCGCGGGCGTATGCCTCCGGCTGGGGAGACTTCACCACCGATACGCTCGCCGGCCTTCTCGGCCACCCCCCGCGCGACATCGCCGACTTCGTCCGCGACCACGCCGCGGCGTTCACCTCGCCCCTTGGCGTC
This region of Streptosporangium sp. NBC_01495 genomic DNA includes:
- a CDS encoding DUF1349 domain-containing protein, whose translation is MNEPVSLPAFPTPLRWLNRPEDWSADGDALSISAGAGTDLFSDPGEPNRYANAPALVGRLDGDFTLSARVRLDLLSTYDAAVLLLYADDDRWAKFCLELSPQGRPTIVSVVTRGVSDDCNSVTMDSRDIRLRISRIGSAFAFHVADESGFWNLIRYFALDGDPEVGFLAQSPTGDGCTVRFEDIEYSPKRLSELRGGE
- a CDS encoding MFS transporter, which codes for MTATRPHTNGGLSRGLLLLMSVATGLAVAGNYFAQPLLDLISRELGVGPSLAALVVTAAQGGYALGLILLVPLGDLVERRRLAVSLYAVTAVFLLVSATAPNGTVLLVGTALTALTSVGAQVVLPFAATLADPAERGRVVGTVMTGLMLGLLLARTASGALSELGGWRTVYWVNAVLMVLMAVLLRVFLPRLGGDDGRLSYLGLLRSTVAMFRYEPLLRWRAGIGALSLASFSVLWTALTFLLVRSPYNWSESAIGMFALVGVVGALTATVAGRLADRGHVQIVTGAGTVLLLVSWPVIAAGEHWLVWLLAGVIVLDLAHQAVLNSSQNVLYALRPEARNRINSAFMTSLFLGGAVGSALTSVVWVNGGWTGVCVLGATLSAGTVALWVLERVTVRRAAGRPPETPVHRGDDPARAASTT
- a CDS encoding Gfo/Idh/MocA family protein: MKWGIAGYGDIVRRKALPALLSLGETVACVWGRDAARARTTCEEFGGFPGAFGTSDYTDLLDVAEVVYVATPVAAHLPLAVAAARAGLPVLVEKPLGGTAPEPATAHAGGARHRETVSELAAAHVGVAYYRRLAPALGRVREILRGRAVHHAVVEFRSHFDPGPDDPRLWRTDPAISGGGVLADVGSHRLDLLCWLLGEPVVTGARTGLPFDLGGERLARVGLAWPSGGVADLEAAWVPGARHDRFHLSFDGGHLELDPLDSGTVRGIVDGVAVDEFLPPPENPHLPLMADFARSVRDGTDPVCTVRDADTVDRLIATAYALATPLEEQP
- a CDS encoding SDR family oxidoreductase; the encoded protein is MSRTVLITGATGTVSTALMRALEGAEVDLRALVREESKADGPYELGAEVFVGDLDDARSLPPAFEGVQDLWLLTPNGPRAPENSMNAVWAARQAGVERIVRLSVVGAAHDAPNRSGRLHALSDREIERCGMRWTILRPHWFMQNLLNDAGDISATGTFSLNMASARIGMIDVRDIAECAARVLLDDPDRHHGETYTLTGPRSLTFDEVADRLSLALGRSVTYLPVGDDAKRGTLLGYGVPKWIVDMLEEYARAYASGWGDFTTDTLAGLLGHPPRDIADFVRDHAAAFTSPLGVAARSGREGDGGAEDPAQ
- a CDS encoding LysR family transcriptional regulator, whose amino-acid sequence is MELQQMRYVVAVAETSNFTRAAEQCLVVQSALSHQIARLERELGAKLFERTSRRVRLTPAGEAFLPAARQALDAAERARAEVAAAAGEIRGRLAVGAIPTVAAVDLPTALQRFHLRHRQVRISLRSGASEELIERVRQGTLDAAFLGLPVGVRPKGVRGRELARGDLVAVVAPGHPLAGRERVDLHQLSDEPFVDFPPGTAARAQSDGAFAAAGVRREVAFEVTNMDFMARLIRQGLGVGMLPAAFVPELPDLPVLQLRDAPARMEHLIWSRFPPSPAAAAFLSVLGIPAAELSESPDP
- a CDS encoding zinc-dependent alcohol dehydrogenase produces the protein MRRIELVGRHRIRLDGDAPIPPIGPGDVLVRVGACTVCNRSDLAYYHYFGLRDHCATGCFGHEVAGTVEAVGERVTRVAPGRRVFVRTPLTSGFAEYAAAREVSVGVLPDDVPFEQGAILQLLPLAVHATRGVRLGDRVAILGQGPVGLMALQVARLRGAAEIAVADLDPWRLERATLLGADRTSLVKSPQAVPEELGTEFDVAIEAVGTPHTANACVDLVRQNGLVVFLGTHHIDTHVTFDMVKWEKKGLRVHSSAEPTDTARAEAMRVAERLAATFTGRLRLDAILTAVYPLERLQDALDRLSESPTLHPAGSAAPFQTPPPETLKIAIRPDLE